Genomic DNA from Tautonia rosea:
GCTCCATATCGGTGCAGATCTGGCGATTTGGGGAGCGTATTTGACCATCCCGTGTGTGCTGCTTTTCTTTGTGAAACGACGACAGGATGTCCCGTTTCACAAGGTCTTTTATCTCTTCGGGTTGTTTATTCTGACGTGCGGGATTACCCATCTGATCGATGCCACCATGTTTACGTGGCCTGCTTATCGGTTGCTGGGTGTCTCCAAGGCCATTACGGCGACCGCTTCGTGGTTGACGGTGATGGCCATGATCCCGATCATTCCGCGAGCACTCGAATTACCGGGCGTGATGCGATTGAACGATCGGTTGACTCGGGAAATTGAGGAGCGAACCCGAGCCCAGATCCAGCTTGCCGAACATGCCGAGGCACTTGAACAGGCCAACCGCAGGCTCGCTGAACTGACGTCAGAAGCCGAGGCAGCAAATCGGGCCAAAAGTGACTTTCTGGCCCACATGAGCCACGAAATTCGGACCCCCATGACCGCGATCCTCGGGTATTCCGACGAACTGCTTCGAGAGGTTCAGCTCGGAGACGAAACCTCTCGACTCGATGCCCTGCAAACAATTCGAGAGAATGGCGAGCATCTGTTAGATATTGTCAACGACGTGCTCGACCTTTCCCGAATCGAGGCCGGTCGACTTGAAGTGGATCGGCGTTCGGTCGAGCTATCAAGGATCCTGGCTGAGGTGGAATCGCTCATCGGTGTGCTCGTTCGGCGCAAGGGATTGTCGCTCCAGGTCTGTTTCGAAGGCAACATTCCCGAACGGATTGAGACCGATGCCGTTCGGCTGAAACAGGTGCTTGTGAACCTCGTCAGCAACGCCGTGAAGTACTCGGACCAGGGAACGGTCAGCCTGACGGTCCGACTGCTTCCCGGCCAGCCCGATCCCCTCGGACATCGTCCGCTTCTTGAGTTCGAGGTTGCCGATACGGGCGTTGGGATGACTCCGGACGAGGTTTCTCGGCTTTTCATCCCTTACAGTCGGCTTGACCGCCGTGATGACCCTCGTGGCAGTACGGGGCTGGGACTGACCATCAGCCAGCGCCTGGTGGAGTTGCTCGGTGGGCAAATTCAGGTGACCAGCGTACCCAACGCCGGAACGACCGTCTCTGTCACCATCGATCCAGGAGAGCTTGACGGCATTCCAGAGATCAAGCGAGACCCTCCCCCAACCGCCTCGCCGACCTCCTCTCCTGATACGACCTCCGCAGAAGGGGTGGAATTGCCCGAGGGGCTTCGAGTCCTGCTGGCTGAAGATACGGTGAGCAACCAACGGTTGATCGGTCGAATCCTGGCTCAGGCGAGGGTCTGCCTCGACGTGGTCAATGACGGTGTGGAAGCGGTGGAGGCGGTCCAGAGGTCGGAAGCGGAAGGCAAAGACTATCATGTCATTCTCATGGATATGCTCATGCCCAATCTCGGCGGGCTCGATGCTGCCGCTCGGCTTCGTGCCCTCGGCTGTCGGACACCGATTGTCGCGTTGACGGCCAATGTCATGGATGGAGATCGTGAACGCTATCTTCGGTCGGGCTGTGATGGATACCTTGGCAAGCCGATTCATCGCGATCAACTTCTCAGCACTCTGGCGCGGTTTGGACAACCTGGACTGAAGCGATCAACCGGCTCCCCACCGTCAAATTCATGAAGCTGACGGCGATTGTCCTGGTGGCTGTGGTGGCTTTCGAATCGCTCTCGCTCTCCCCCCTGGCGTGATCCCCTCCTCAATTTCCTCTTCGTTCCCTCGTCATGATTCATGGATGCGACTTCAATTCGATCTGCGCTCTGGATGCTCGTCGGGGCGGTTTCGTTCGCCGTGATGGGCGGGTTGACCCACGCGCTGGGATCTCGTTGTGACTGGCTCATTGTCGCCTTGACCCGGGCGATTTTTATGCTTGGCTCGGCGTGGTTGCTGGCGGCTTCGGCCGGGGTTCGACTGGTCGTCTTTCGGCCGCCGACCCTCTGGATTCGAAGCCTTGCGGGCAGCGTCAGCCTGGTCTGCAATTTTTATGCGATGTCGATTCTGCCGGTCGCCGATGCGCTGACATTGATGAGCATGTATCCACTTTGGATTGTGGTGTTTTCTGCCCTCTGGTTGCGTCGGATGCCTTCGGTGCTGGAAGTCGGGGGAGTGATCTGCGGGCTGATCGGTGTGGTCTTGATGCAGCGACCTCATCTGGGAGGTGATTCCCAGGCGGTGGCCATTGCCATTGCCAGTTCGTTGACCACGGCAGTGGCCTTGATGGGGTTGCACCGGCTCCGCCATGTGGATACCAGAGCGGTCGTCGCTCACTTCGCCGGGGTCGCGAGTGTCATTGCCGGAGGCTGGCTTCTCGTGCAAGTGTCGAACGGAGCCCTTCATGGAATCCGTCTCGACGTCTTGACGCTCACACTGTTGCTGGGCGTTGCGATCTCTGGCACGCTCGGTCAGTTTTGCCTGACAAGAGCCTATGCCCTGGGTGTTCCCG
This window encodes:
- a CDS encoding ATP-binding protein, producing MIDAFGRLFDTSGFPARWHCGSGWTPALGWLHIGADLAIWGAYLTIPCVLLFFVKRRQDVPFHKVFYLFGLFILTCGITHLIDATMFTWPAYRLLGVSKAITATASWLTVMAMIPIIPRALELPGVMRLNDRLTREIEERTRAQIQLAEHAEALEQANRRLAELTSEAEAANRAKSDFLAHMSHEIRTPMTAILGYSDELLREVQLGDETSRLDALQTIRENGEHLLDIVNDVLDLSRIEAGRLEVDRRSVELSRILAEVESLIGVLVRRKGLSLQVCFEGNIPERIETDAVRLKQVLVNLVSNAVKYSDQGTVSLTVRLLPGQPDPLGHRPLLEFEVADTGVGMTPDEVSRLFIPYSRLDRRDDPRGSTGLGLTISQRLVELLGGQIQVTSVPNAGTTVSVTIDPGELDGIPEIKRDPPPTASPTSSPDTTSAEGVELPEGLRVLLAEDTVSNQRLIGRILAQARVCLDVVNDGVEAVEAVQRSEAEGKDYHVILMDMLMPNLGGLDAAARLRALGCRTPIVALTANVMDGDRERYLRSGCDGYLGKPIHRDQLLSTLARFGQPGLKRSTGSPPSNS
- a CDS encoding DMT family transporter — translated: MDATSIRSALWMLVGAVSFAVMGGLTHALGSRCDWLIVALTRAIFMLGSAWLLAASAGVRLVVFRPPTLWIRSLAGSVSLVCNFYAMSILPVADALTLMSMYPLWIVVFSALWLRRMPSVLEVGGVICGLIGVVLMQRPHLGGDSQAVAIAIASSLTTAVALMGLHRLRHVDTRAVVAHFAGVASVIAGGWLLVQVSNGALHGIRLDVLTLTLLLGVAISGTLGQFCLTRAYALGVPARVAVIGLSQVAFAMIFDVWVWGRVLTPLTVLGMAFVLAPTALMTTQARRRLRDVALPSRTTRVPASPEPVANPAPPPALPIAAPSGGD